From the Fusobacterium ulcerans ATCC 49185 genome, the window TAAAAATGCTTTCATCCCTAATTTTTCAGCTTCTTTTTCATCAAGTATTTCTATTTCAAATCCAAATTCTTTACCTAATTTCTCTGCTTCTTCTGCTAATTTTTCTGGAGTTATTACACAGGCTGGTTCATTTATTAGATCTCTTACTATATTAACTATTTTTCCTAATTCTTTTCCTTCAATAATATCAATGTTATTTTTTTCTATAAAATAATATAGATTTAATTTTTTATCTTTTTTCTCACTCATATACTTATCAAACTTATAGTCTATATGTTCTGTCACTTCTCCAATTATTTCAAGATCTATTAAGTCACTGTCTTCACTGCCAATAAGAATATCTCCATTTATATTTTTTAATCCATTATATATTACATCTCTCATAACATCTCTATTTATATTTTCTTTTTTTCCTATTCCTAAAAATAATATTGTTATTAAAGAATCTCCTTCTAAAAATGAAACCTCTAATTTTTCTCCTTTCTTTCCTGTAAAAGAATTTTTTTCCATCATTTTTTCAATAAATACTTTATTTTTATCTGAAATATATTCACAAAGTCTTAAATCACCTTCACTAACAAGATTTACTGTCTTTGAATAAATTTTTTCTATCTTTTCTATTATCTCTAAACTCATTTTTATACCTCCATTTCAATAAATTGACTATCTTCCTTTTAGTCTACCACTTTATTTTTTTTATTTCAATGCAAATATCTATTGATTTTTTTTAAAAACACGGTAAAATAGAAGAGTAGGTGATCGATAATGAAAAAAACTTTAATTTTATCAATGCTTTTAGCAATATCTTTAGTTAGTTTTTCTGCTCCTAAAACAGCAGATACTTCAAGAATGAGAGAAGAAAATGGTATTACATATTATTTTAATGAAGATACCCCTTTTACAGGAAAGGTAATAGATAAAAAAGATAGAAACTATTACACTGATGGAAAGCCTGATGGAAAGTGGGTAACTTTTTTTCCTAATGGAGCTTTAAAATCTATAGAGAACTGGAAAAATGGAAAATTAAACGGAAAATATGTTATTTATCAAGAAAATGGTTTAAAGGTTATGCAAACTTCTTATATCAACGGAAATGACAATGGTGAATATTTTCTTTATCATGAAAATGGAAATCTTCAAGTACAAGGATATTTTAAAAATGGTGTTCCTTCTGGTACTTGGAAATATTATCATCCAGATGGTAAGTTAAAGGGAAAAGCTGTTTACCCAGATTAGGACAAAGATATTATTTTATAGTAAAGTATATATTTTTATAGTTTGACTTTTTTATAATTTCTATATATAATATAGGTGAGGGAAGATTTATTATAATAATAACAAAGGAGGGTTCTATCATGAATCTTGTATTAAGCAAAATTTTTGAAACTTCTGTCCTTGTATCTCCTAAGAAAGCTCTACAATTGTGTTCTATGGTTGCTAGGAAAATCAAAAAAGGAGATAGTGTTGTTATAGACTTCAATGGTATAAAAGCTACCACATTAGCTTTCCTTTATGTTCTTTTCTCTAATATAGTAAAAGAATGTGGTAAAGATGTAAAAAGCCTTGTATCAGTTGAAAATGCTTCTAAGGAGCTAAAAGAAGAATTCAAATACTTAAAACAAAATTACAAAGAACTTTGTGAAAAATTCTCGCACTTGGATGTTATAACAGCTTAAAAATAAATTTAAAGATATTAAAAAACAGAACTCTCCATTGAGTTCTGTTTTTATTTATACTCCATTTTTTATTTTCCTTCATTAAGATATTTTTCTACTACTTTTTCCCACATACCATTTTCTTTCATTATCTTTTCAAAAAATTCTCTTACTGCCCCATCTCCACCATTTTTTGAAGAGATAAAGTTTACTCTGTCCAAAACTTCTTTTACTGCATTTTTAGGAGCTGCTGACATTCCCACAACAGACATAACTCCTAAATCATTTATATCGTCACCCATATAAGCAGTTTCCTCTAGTGTTATCTTGTATTTATCTAATATCTTTTTTAATTCAGCTACCTTATTTCCAGCTCCCTGTACTAATTCCTGTATTCCCAATTCCTCTGCTCTTCTTTTTACTATTACAGAAGTCTTTCCAGTGATAATAGCAGTAATTCCTCCATACTTTATCCATTGAGCTATTGCAAATCCATCTTTTACATCAAACCCTTTCAAGCTATTATCTTTATCATCCATATAGAGCTTACCATTAGTTAAAGTTCCATCTACATCTAATACAATTAATTTTATCATTCTCTGCTCCTTCTGAATATTTTTTATAAAGAAAAAAGGATATCCACATCTGGATATCCTCAAACATACTAGTAATTATAGTGCGTTTACTTTAGCAGCTAATCTTGCTTTCTTTCTAGATGCTGTGTTTTTCTTCATGATTCCTTTGCTTACTGCTTTATCTAACTCTTTATAAGCTACTGATAAAGCTGTTTTTGAAGCTTCTAAATCTTTAGTATCTACAGTTGTTAAAACTTTTTTAGTCATAGTTTTAACTCTAGATTTTACTGCTTGATTTCTTTCTCTGTTTCTCTCTGCTACTAATATTCTCTTTTTAGCTGATCTTGAATGTGCCAAATTAAAAACCTCCTAGAAATTTTAAAAATTATATTTTTCCATAAGATGATATCATAAATTAAACAAAATGTCAACCTAGTGATGACAAGAAGTAATTTTAATTTGTTTAAGTTAAGCTACAAAAGAGACACATCTTCTTGTACAATGGACCATAATTATTTTAACATATTCTCCGAAAAAATAAAAGCAGATTTTTAATTTTTTTAATAATATTATCTTTTTTAGATAATTCAGAATAGACTTATTAATTTTTTACAACTTTTATTAGTATAAATTCTTAATTATCTTTTTTATATGTGAAATATTTTTTCATTAAATTAAAAATATTTCTCATAAAACTAACATATCTTGAGGTAAATTGCTAAGATTCACTTTATTTTTCTTTTAAAGTTTCATTTATATTTATTAAAAATTTCTCTATATTAGATTTGGGAGTTGCCAGATTCACTCTTATAAATCCCTTACCTGAATCTCCAAAATGTTCTCCCATGTAAACATTTACTCCTGCCTTTTCAATAAATAATTTTTTTAATTCTTCACCACTTACTTTTAAATCTCTATAGTCTATCCAAGAAAGATAGGTTCCTTCAGAGTCTATTAATTTCAATTTAGGAATATGTTTTTTTAAATATTCTTTTAAATAAATCTTATTTGAATGGACATACTCTAACACTTCATCCAGCCAATAATCACATTCATTATATGCTGCTTCTGTTATTGCTGCAGCAAAAATATTTGGATTATGGATCACTGCTACATCTAATATTTCTTTTACTTCATTTCTTATTTTTTCATTAGGAATTATCAGATTAGAAGTAATAACTCCTGGAACATTAAATGTTTTTGTAATAGAAGTGCATATTATACTTATTTCCTGTGCTTCTCTTATACTAGCTACAGGAATATGTTTATTAGGTTTAAATACTAAATCACTGTGAATTTCATCAGCAAGTATTATTAAATTATGTTTTTTACAAAAGTTTACAATTTCCTGTAATTCATCTAATGTAAATACTCTTCCTGTAGGGTTGTGAGGATTACATAAAATGAATATTTTAGTGTTTTTATCAATCTGCTTTTCCAAATTACTTAAATCTAATTTATATTTTCCATTTTTTAAAATTAAAGGATTTTCAATTAAATTTCTTTTATTTTTTACAACTACATCCCTTAATGTTGGATAAGCAGGTGTTTGTAGTATAATTCCATCCCCTTTCTTTGTCATATTTTGAATTATAAGACTGGTACCTATTCCAACTCTTGGTGAGTACATAATCCATTCTTCAGAAATATTCCAATTATGCCTTTTTTTATACCAATTAATTACAGACTGATAATATTTTTTAGATAAAATTGTATATCCAAATATTCCATGTTCTACAATTTTATGCATGACATTTAGTATTTCTTTTGGAGACCTAAAATCCATATCTGCTACTGCCAGCTGCATTACATCCTTTCCACATATCTCTCTGCATCCATCCCATTTTGCACAATTAGTTTCATATCTATTTATTATCTCATCAAATTCTTTCATATTTTACTCCTATATATTAGACTGTTGTTCTTTTAAATAGTCTTGATAAATAGGACTTTTCTCATCTAATTTAGCTATAAACTTTCCAGTATAACCCCAAATTACAGCAAATATCCATCCAGAATAACATAAAATTGCCCATGGTAGATATTCTAATGTAGGTACACCTAAAGTTGTTGCCATATAAACTCCTGCTGCTGTCCATGGAACTAATGGTTCAATTACTGTCGCACCATCTTCTAATGATCTTGAAAGATTCTTAGGATGCAGTTTTCTAGCAATGTAACTGTTTCTTAACATTTCTCCTGGTATTAAAATCGACAATTGACCATTAGAAGTTACACATACTGCAGTAAAACAAGAAATTAATGTTACTAATATTAAACTTCCTGTTGATTTAACATTTTTCATTAGTCTTTCAAGAACTATATCTAATGATCCATTTACAGCAATAATCCCAGCAAAGCCATAAGCACAGAATGCTATTAAAACTGTTCCAAGCATAGAATTCATTCCACCTCTATTTAATAATCTCGGAATATCTGAAATTATATTGGCTGTATCAATATTATTCATCATAGAAATATTAAATCCACTGATTGTTGCTTCAAAAGCCTGCTGTAAAGTAAATCCTTGAAAAATAATAGCGTTAAATAATGCTATACAACTTGAAATAAGCATTACTGGTATAGTAGGTTTCTTTTTTATTGATCCATATAAAACAATTATTGGAGGCAGTATTACAAGTGGGTTCCATTTAAACATTTGATCCAATGTTTTTAAGATAATTTCTACTTTTTCTGGTGTTGCCATGGCTACTGCTGGCATTTTAAATCCTGCTATAATATACACTATTCCAGCTAGTATAAATGCTGGCCCTGTTGTGAAAACCATATGGCCTATATGTTCATATAAAGTAGTTCCAGCAGCTATTGGGGCAAGATTGGTTGTATCTGATAATGGTGACATTTTATCTCCAAAATACGCTCCTGAAACTATTGCTCCTGCAACTATTGGAAGAGGTATTCCCATTCCAGCAGCAACTCCTATTAATGCAACTCCAATTGTTCCTGCTGACCCCCATGATGTTCCTGTACATATAGAAACAAAAGATGTAACTAAAAAAGAAGTAATTACTATTAATTTAGGATTAATTATTTTCAATCCATAATAAACCATCATTGGTATTGTTCCACCAATCATCCAACTTCCTATCAAAACTCCAACTATTATTAAAATCAAAATTGCAGGCATTGTTTTAGATAATTTCCCGACAATAGAGTTCATCATATCATCCCATGTATATCCAAGTCTATAAGCTATAACACCTGCTATCCCTGCTGAAATCAGCATTAATATCTCTGCTCTAAGTCCATAAACCCCATACCCTATTCCTAATAACAGAACCATTGATATTATAGGAATCACTGCTTCAATAAAACTAGGTTTTTTCTTCATATTTCCCTCCTTATTAATTATAAAATTCTTTTAATATTGGATAAAGTTTTTTAAATTGGCTATATTTTTCATTATAATTTTTTACCATCTCATCACTTGGATAAAGCATTTCCAAAGGTTTAATAATAGTGCTGCATGCCTCATCAACATCTTTGTAAACTCCATCTCCTACTGCTGCTATTATTGCTGCACCAAATGCAGGTCCTTCCAATGAATTTACTACTTCTGTTTTTAAATTGAAAACATTACATATAATCTCTCTCCAAAGAATATTCCTTGCTCCACCTCCACTTAATCTTATAGTTTTAGATTTTATATTCATTTCTTTTAAAATTTCATAAGAATCCCTGAGAGCAAAAGCCACCCCTTCCAATAATGCCTTTGTCATATCTCCTATTTTATGGTTTATATTAAGACCTATAAATGACCCTCTTACATTTACATCATTGTGAGGAGTTCTCTCTCCAACCAGATATGGCAGAAAGTATAAATCTTTAGCTTCTGATTTTTCTGCTTCTTTTATAAGAGTTTCATAATCAGATGTTTTATTTATTTCTTCTGCCCACCATTTCAAACATGAGGCAGCAGATAAAATCACTCCCATTTGATGATATCTGCCACTTGCATGACAAAAAGAATGAAGTCTTCCCTTTTTATCATGAATATATTCTGAATTATTTGCAAAAACCACTCCAGATGTTCCCAAAGCAACAGAAATATAATCATCATTTACTACTCCCACACCAATAGCTCCTATTGCTTGATCTCCACCTCCAATTATAATTTTTACATTTTCATTCAGTCCTAATTTTTCTGAAAATTCTTTTTTTATACATCCTATATTTTTATGAGATTCATATATCTTTGCAAAATTTTCTTCTTTCAATCCTGAGATTTTTATCATTTCAGCAGACCATTTTCTATTTTTTACATCTAACAGCAACATTCCTGAAGCATCACTCACATCTGTTGCAAAAACCCCACTTAGCCTATATGCTATATAATCTTTTGGAAGCATTACTTTTGAAATTTTTAAAAAATTCTCAGGTTCATTTTCTTTCATCCATAGAATTTTTGGAAGGGTGAAACCTGTAAGAGCTATATTTCCTGTATTTTCCAGCAATTTTTTTCTTCCTATATGCTCATTTAAATAAATACATTCTTTTTCTGTTCTCTGGTCGCACCATAGTATTGCAGGTCTTATTATCCTATCTTCATTGTCTAGTAGAACAAGTCCATGCATCTGTCCACTAAAACTTAAAGCAAGTATAGATTTTTCATAACCTATTATTATTTCTTTTAATCCATCATAAACACTGTTAAACCAATATTCAGGATTTTGCTCTATCCATGTTTCTTTTACAAAATTCAATGGGTAATCTTTACTTATTGTTTTTATAACATTCCCATTTTTTTCCATTAAAAGAAGTTTTACAGAGGATGTTCCTAAATCTATTCCTATATACATCAAACAAACCTCCTAATCAAAAATATAATTATTTAAGATTGTTTCTAACTTTTCCTGTCTTCCTGATTTATTTTTAATTCCATCCAATTTTAAAGCATAGTCTGCCAATTCTTTTAGTCCTACTTTTCCTTCAATTATCTCTTTTCCTATTCCTTCTTTATAGCTTGCATATCTTTTTTCTATTATATTTTCAAAAACATTATCTTCTATTAATTTTGCAGCTACTCTTAGACCTTTGGCAAATGTATCCATTCCTGCAATATAAGCATAGAAAATATCATCTAGCTCTATTGAAGCTCTTCTTATTTTTGCATCAAAGTTAAGTCCTCCTGTTTTAAATCCTCCATCTTTTAAAATTTCATACATAGCAAGAACTGCATCATATATATTTGTTGGAAATTGATCAGTATCCCATCCTAAAAGCATATCTCCCATATTTGCATCTACACTTCCAAGCATCCCATTTATTCTTGCAAAACGTAATTCATGCTGAAATGTATGATATGCAAGAGTTGCATGATTAGCTTCTATATTTAACTTAAAATCTTTATCAAGATTATAAGTCTTTAAAAAACCTATTACTGTTGCAGAATCGAAATCATACTGATGTTTAGTTGGTTCTTTTGGCTTTGGTTCAATATAGAATTGTCCTTTAAAACCAATTTTATTTGCATAGTCTTTTGCCATCCCAAGCATTTTTGCAAGGTTATCAAGTTCTAATTTCATATCTGTATTTAAAAGAGTTTCATACCCTTCTCTTCCTCCCCAGAAAACATATCCTTCTCCATTCAATCTATGAGTAATTTCAAGAGCTTTTTTTACTTGTGCAGCTCCTAATGCAAATACATCTGCATTACATGAAGTTGCTGCTCCATGAACAAATCTTGGGTGACTGAACATATTTGTTGTTCCCCATAAAAGTTTTATTCCTGTTCTTTTCATTTCAATTTCAATTAAATCTACAATCTCATCAAGATTTTTTTGATATTCAGCTAAAGTATCAGCTTCTGGTGCTATATCTCTATCATGAAAACAAAAATATTCCATTCCTAATTTTTCCATAATTTCAAATCCAGCTTTCACTCTTGCTTTTGCTCTTTCCATAGGTTCTAGGGAATCCCACTCTCTTACAATTGTTCCTTCACCAAATTGATCATTCCCAGCAGCAGTTAATGTATGCCAATACGACATTCCAAATTTTAAATGTTCTTTCATTGGCTTACCAAGTATTATTTCATCAGGATTATAATACCTAAAGGCCAATTCATTTTTAGTTTCCTTTCCTTCATATTTTATTTTTCCTATCTCTTTGAAAAATTCCATTTTTATCCTCCATTAATTAAATTGACTTAAATTTATTTTAATATAATATTAAAATATTTTTTGTATTTTGTCAATATTAAATTTATTTTAAATTAAAACAGTTGCTTTCAAACTGAAATAACACATTATTATATATATGTTTTTAATATTTTTAATTAAATTGACTTAAATTTAAAAGATGTTAAATTATATTATACAGATTGAATTATAAAATATGCTTTAATTAATCTGTATATATTTTTAAGGAAAGGGGGAAATCATCTTTATGAAAGATGTTATTTATCAAAAAAAAGAAAAAATGAAAAATATAAACAGAGTTTATCAATTTATTTCTCAAAATAAATTTTTTACAAAAAAAGAAATTGCTGATTCATTGGATATTAGTTTTCCAACTGTTGCAAAAATAATAAATCTTTTGCTAGATAAAAAAATTGTTATTGATAAGGGTTATTCTGATAATAATATAAAAAGAAAAGCAAGTCTTTATGAATATAATCCTAATTCTTTTTATTCTATTGGTATTAAAATAGAACTTTCTTCAGTAAGTTTTATATTAATAAATTTAAATGGAGATGAAATAAAAAAAACTGTTATTATAAAAAATTTTTTTAATGATGAAAATTTTGTTTTTTATATTATGGAAGAGCTTAAGTTATTTTTAAAAAATTTTCCTTATCAAAATCTAATAACAGGAATAGGGATTTCTCTTTCAGGTATAGTTGATAATAAAAGTAAAATATTAAAAATAGGAACAAACTTTAACTTATTTGAAAAAAATATGGAAATAATTGAAAATACCTTTTCACTTCCAATATACCTAATAAATGAAGCTAATGCAGGAGCTATTGGAGAGTTCTTTCTGAATAGAACTTTAAAAGAACAGAATATTGTTTTTATTTCTATAGATTCTGGAGTGGGAGCCGGAATAGTAATTGATGGTAATCTTTACAAAGGACATTCTTCAAAAGCTGGAGAATTTGGACACTTTACTGTAGAAAATCATGGAAAGAAATGTAACTGTGGAAATGAAGGGTGTCTTGAGATGTATTGTTCAAATAGAGCACTGGTAAAAGCTTTTGAAAAAGAATTTAATCTTTCTAATCTAAGTTTTATTGAAATTTTTTCTAAGAATTTAGCAGATACTGAAAAGGGTAAAGGGATATTGGAGAAATATACTGATTATCTTGCTTCTGGTATAAGGAATTTATTATTTTTATTAGACTTAGATAGAGTTATTATTGGAGGTCTTATTTCAAACTATAGTCATTATATAAAAGAATCTCTTGAAAAAAAAGTTTTTAATAATATATTTTTTGAAGATAAATCAATTCTGGAATTTTCAAAATATGGTGATTTTTCTAATCTTATAGGAGCGGCTTTCTTACCTTTTAACGATTTATTTATTCACCTATTTTAAAAAAATTGGAACTAAATAAATTAACAGACAGCTTTAAATTAATTGTATTTTTTTATGAAAAATATGATATATTACTTCTTTGAGGTTTAATTTAATATTCTTTTTATCACAGAAATATCTGTGATTTTTTATTTTTTCTTAACATGTTTTGCTTCTTTATTATTTTTAAATTTATAATTTCTAAATATATAAAATGGGCAGCTTGCTAGATAAAACTTAATCTAACATACTGCCCATTCTTTAATTTATTTTATGCAAATACCATTTCTGTTAAATCCATAGGATCAACTATTTTCCCTGCTTTATATACACGCATATTTCCAGAAGCTATTTCATCTATAAGTATAACTTCTCCATCTTTATCTATTCCAAACTCAAATTTAATATCATAAAGATCAAGTCCTTTTTCAGCTAAAGTATCTCTTACTATTGTAGAAATCAATTGTGTTCTTTCTTTCATTGAATCATACTGCTCAGAAGTCATTACATTAAGAACTACTAATCCATCTTTAGTTACAAGAGGATCTCCTAAAGCATCATTTTTAAATGTAGTTTCTACATAAGCAGGTAAATCTCCACCTTCTGTTACATATTCATTATAACGACGATAGAAACTTCCTACAGCTTTAAAACGGCATATTACTTCAAGTCCTTTTCCAAAAGGTCTTGCTGGTACTACCTCCATAGTTCCTTTTTCTACATTAGCAGATATATAATGAGTTTTTACTCCTGCCTTATTCAATATTTCAAAAAAGTGAACAGACATCTTCAAGTTAGCTTTTCCTATTCCTTCTATTTTTAATCCTACTGAGTTTTCCCCTGGATCAAATACTCCATCTTTTCCTGTACAGTCATCTTTAAATTCAAGTAAGAAATTTCCATTTTCTAATTTGTAGACATCTTTAGTCTTTCCTTGATAAACTTTTTCCATTTGATTCCTCCATTTTATAAATTAATAAATTTTGAGCTTATATATAGATAAAAATATTCTGTAAGATAAGTATAGTATATTTCCAAAAAAAATTAAAGTATTTTTTTATTTTTTATTTTAATAGTATAAATATTTTCAAAAATAAGCATATGAAAGTGGGTAACTTATAAATAGAAATATAATTTTAAAACTTTTCCAGTAGAAAGAACTCACAAATCTTTCTAATTTCCGAATTTCTAAAATTTAATCTAGTTTTTTTGTTACCCACTAATCTAAATTTTTTATTCAGTTGTTATTTTGCATTAGCAGCATTTTTCCCAGCAATTCTTCCAAAAACAATGATATCAGCTATAGCATTTCCACCAAGTCTGTTAGCACCGTGTATTCCACCAGTAACTTCTCCAGCTGCAAACAATCCAGGAACAGCCTTTCCATCTTTTCCTATTACCTCTGCATTTTCATTTATTTTTACTCCACCCATAGTATGATGTAGTGCAGGGAAACGTAATGTTGCATAGAAAGGTCCTTTATCTATTTTATTTTCCCATATATCTCTTCCAAATTCATCTGATTTTTTATCAACAGATTCATTAAATTTTTTTACAGTTGTAATTAGTGCATCTGCTGGAACATTTATTTTTTTTGCTAGTTCTTCAAGTGTTGCAGCTTCAACCACTGTATTTTTTCTAATAAGCTCATCTAAATCCTCAGCAGAAGTAGTTTTTCTGTCTGGAGGTATTATTTTAGAATCATTTATCATATAATATTGACCATCTTTTTGAGCAAATGTAGCCAAACTTATTTCATCTCTTCTTCCATCTTCTCTTACATAACGATTTCCATCCTTATTAACGAAAATAACATTTTCTACATTAATAGTTGGTCCAAATCTATCTGCTGGCATTGGAAGCAATTGAATATGTTTCATATCTATAACATCAGCTCCAGCATCCAAAGCCATTTTTATAACCTCTCCAGTTGCTCCTGGATGATTTGTATTTTCTATTCCAGCTGGAAGTTTATCTTTTGTATATACTCCATCAGATAAAAATTCACGAACCATTTCACTGTTAGCAGCATAACCTCCGCTTGCAAGAATTATTCCTTTCTTACCAATAAATTCTGCTTCTTTTCCATCTGCTCCCACAGCAGTTACTCCAATTACTCTATTATCTTTTTTTATTATTCCCATAACTTTAGTATTTGTATATATTTTTCCTCCATGTTGTAAAAATGCTTTCTCAAGAGTATTTATATACCCTGTTCCTAATGGGTCAGTTGCCTGATTAGTTCTTGGCCACATTGAACCTACAACTGAACCGATTTTTTCATTCCATTTCATTCCTAATCCCTCAAGCCAGTCTACTCCACTCATAGCATTTTCTACAAGAGTTCTGACTAATTTTTGATTAGCAACTTTATTTCCACCCTCATAAGTTTGAGTAAAATGTTTATCAATTGAATCTTCTATTCCTTGTGCTTTTTGTTTTTTAGGATTAACAGCATTATAAGCTCCACCAGCTCTAACAGTATTTCCACCTATTATTGGCATTTTTTCAAGTATTATAACTGATTTAGCACCATTTTCATAAGCGGATACCCCTGCTGCAAGCCCTGCACCTCCTGCTCCTACTACTATTACTTCTGCTTCTTTATCCAATATTATATTTTCCACAACTTTTTTTGTAACTGGTTTAGATATAGCAGCTATAGATACTCCAGAAAATTTTAATGCTTCTTTAGTTGCTTCTATTATAGCCTTACTCGATTTTGATGCTCCAGCTACATAATCTACAGAAATACTCTGATTATCTACAATTTCTTTTGGAAGACTTTCAATAGCATGATCACTTATCCCTTTGCTTTCTTTATGTTCTACAATAACTACACTTTCAATTCTATCTTTTGATGTAGTTACTTCTACTTTTACAGGCCCTCCATATCCTTCAGAACTTCCTAGATACTTTCCAGGCTTAAAAACAGCTTCTGCTGAAAATATTGTATCACTCAATATCAGCAGTAAAGAAAATATTAAACTAAAAAAACTTTTTTTCCCCATTCTTTCCCTCCTTTTTATTTTGTAGTTAACCCTTTATTAATAACCTATATACCTCATCTTTTCATTCTTGTCAATACCAAATAATAATTCTTAATTGGATAAAATTTATTATTTTTTTCTTTTTTCTATGTCTTTTTTTATTTTTTACTAATTATTACCTTTAAATCAAATTTGTATTGCGTTTTTTTTAATAAAGTTATATAATTGGATAAAAATAATATTATTTTATTATTTATATCTATATTTTATAAAACATCTTTATTCAATTAACACTCTTTCATTAAATTTCAAGGGGAGATTCAATGCAAAAAATTTTTATAAAATATTTATCATTAGTTATGGCTGCAGCTATAATTTCTATGATAACTGTGAGCTATATTCTGCAAAACCACAATGCGCAAAATAGAATGAAAGAAAATTCAATTTTAAAATTAAATCAAATAGCTCTTACTATAGAAAATAATAAAAAATCTTTAACTGAATTAAATGAAATGCTAGATAATAATTATATTACCAAAGCAAAAACATTTGCCTATATAATAGAAAAAAATCCCAGCATTTTACAAAGTTCAAAAGAATTACAAAATATTAAAAACCTTCTTTCTGTTGATGAACTCCATGTTATTAATAAAGATGGAATTTTAGAATATAGTACTATAGTTTCTTATGTTGGTATGGATTTCAGAAGTACTAAACAGACTGAGGAATTTTTAAAACTTATAGACAATCCAACTATTACTTTTGCACAGGAAGTACAGCCTAATGGAATAGAAAAAAAACTTTTTAAATATGTTGGAGCTGGAAGAAGAGATGCTCCTGGTTTTGTTCAAGTTGGTATTTCCCCTAAGCGTCAATTGGAAGCAATGAAACAAAATGAACTTCAATACATATTTTCTCATCTTCCTGTTGAA encodes:
- a CDS encoding toxin-antitoxin system YwqK family antitoxin, producing MKKTLILSMLLAISLVSFSAPKTADTSRMREENGITYYFNEDTPFTGKVIDKKDRNYYTDGKPDGKWVTFFPNGALKSIENWKNGKLNGKYVIYQENGLKVMQTSYINGNDNGEYFLYHENGNLQVQGYFKNGVPSGTWKYYHPDGKLKGKAVYPD
- a CDS encoding STAS-like domain-containing protein, with translation MNLVLSKIFETSVLVSPKKALQLCSMVARKIKKGDSVVIDFNGIKATTLAFLYVLFSNIVKECGKDVKSLVSVENASKELKEEFKYLKQNYKELCEKFSHLDVITA
- a CDS encoding KdsC family phosphatase translates to MIKLIVLDVDGTLTNGKLYMDDKDNSLKGFDVKDGFAIAQWIKYGGITAIITGKTSVIVKRRAEELGIQELVQGAGNKVAELKKILDKYKITLEETAYMGDDINDLGVMSVVGMSAAPKNAVKEVLDRVNFISSKNGGDGAVREFFEKIMKENGMWEKVVEKYLNEGK
- the rpsT gene encoding 30S ribosomal protein S20, giving the protein MAHSRSAKKRILVAERNRERNQAVKSRVKTMTKKVLTTVDTKDLEASKTALSVAYKELDKAVSKGIMKKNTASRKKARLAAKVNAL
- a CDS encoding MalY/PatB family protein, which produces MKEFDEIINRYETNCAKWDGCREICGKDVMQLAVADMDFRSPKEILNVMHKIVEHGIFGYTILSKKYYQSVINWYKKRHNWNISEEWIMYSPRVGIGTSLIIQNMTKKGDGIILQTPAYPTLRDVVVKNKRNLIENPLILKNGKYKLDLSNLEKQIDKNTKIFILCNPHNPTGRVFTLDELQEIVNFCKKHNLIILADEIHSDLVFKPNKHIPVASIREAQEISIICTSITKTFNVPGVITSNLIIPNEKIRNEVKEILDVAVIHNPNIFAAAITEAAYNECDYWLDEVLEYVHSNKIYLKEYLKKHIPKLKLIDSEGTYLSWIDYRDLKVSGEELKKLFIEKAGVNVYMGEHFGDSGKGFIRVNLATPKSNIEKFLININETLKEK
- the nhaC gene encoding Na+/H+ antiporter NhaC, which codes for MKKKPSFIEAVIPIISMVLLLGIGYGVYGLRAEILMLISAGIAGVIAYRLGYTWDDMMNSIVGKLSKTMPAILILIIVGVLIGSWMIGGTIPMMVYYGLKIINPKLIVITSFLVTSFVSICTGTSWGSAGTIGVALIGVAAGMGIPLPIVAGAIVSGAYFGDKMSPLSDTTNLAPIAAGTTLYEHIGHMVFTTGPAFILAGIVYIIAGFKMPAVAMATPEKVEIILKTLDQMFKWNPLVILPPIIVLYGSIKKKPTIPVMLISSCIALFNAIIFQGFTLQQAFEATISGFNISMMNNIDTANIISDIPRLLNRGGMNSMLGTVLIAFCAYGFAGIIAVNGSLDIVLERLMKNVKSTGSLILVTLISCFTAVCVTSNGQLSILIPGEMLRNSYIARKLHPKNLSRSLEDGATVIEPLVPWTAAGVYMATTLGVPTLEYLPWAILCYSGWIFAVIWGYTGKFIAKLDEKSPIYQDYLKEQQSNI
- the xylB gene encoding xylulokinase; its protein translation is MYIGIDLGTSSVKLLLMEKNGNVIKTISKDYPLNFVKETWIEQNPEYWFNSVYDGLKEIIIGYEKSILALSFSGQMHGLVLLDNEDRIIRPAILWCDQRTEKECIYLNEHIGRKKLLENTGNIALTGFTLPKILWMKENEPENFLKISKVMLPKDYIAYRLSGVFATDVSDASGMLLLDVKNRKWSAEMIKISGLKEENFAKIYESHKNIGCIKKEFSEKLGLNENVKIIIGGGDQAIGAIGVGVVNDDYISVALGTSGVVFANNSEYIHDKKGRLHSFCHASGRYHQMGVILSAASCLKWWAEEINKTSDYETLIKEAEKSEAKDLYFLPYLVGERTPHNDVNVRGSFIGLNINHKIGDMTKALLEGVAFALRDSYEILKEMNIKSKTIRLSGGGARNILWREIICNVFNLKTEVVNSLEGPAFGAAIIAAVGDGVYKDVDEACSTIIKPLEMLYPSDEMVKNYNEKYSQFKKLYPILKEFYN